tttcttcccctttgtcTCTTCAAGATACTAATTTAATTGTCATGCATTGCACTTATCAGGTTGCTTTTCTTCGTTATATTCAGCAGTGGAAGAAAAAAGTTGTTTTTGTATTGAATAAATCTGATATCTATCAGACTACCAGTGAGGTAGGGGTTTTGCagcacttctctctctctctctctctcccctgagGATGTACACTTTcagaaacttaaaaaaaagtcaaatgGGTTTGTCCAGGCCCTTCAGAGGTTTGAccccatttctttttaaatctaGCAAGGTTTAACAATGCATATTCCCAGCACTGGGACCATGATCTGGAAGGATTTTGTTCTTTATGGAGtcatttctttgatttgttGCTTCCTATAAAATTGCTATGTTTTGCTCATCCTTTCTCTGTGATTGGGTGTCAGTTTGAGGAAGCCATTGCATTCATTAAGGGTAATGCTCAGAAGCTGTTGAATACAGAACATGTGACATTATATCCTGTATCTGCCCGGGCTGCACTTGAAGCAAAACTTTCTGGTCCTTCAGATGTTGAAAAGGAATCTGATTGGAGAACCAATAGTTTCTATGAACTCGAAAAGTTCTTGTTTAGCTTTTTAGATGGTTCAACAAATAACGGGATGGAAAGAATGAAGCTTAAGCTTGAAACACCAATTAGCATTGCAGACCGACTACTATCTACTTGTGATGAACTTGCCAGACAAAGCTGTGAATCTGCCAATCAGGATTTAGTCTCAGTAAATAAAATCATTACTGGAGTTCAAGTTTATGCAATGAAGCTGGAAAGTGAGAGTCTTTCTTGGAGGAGACAGACTTTATCACTGGTATGTTAGTACTGAAGTCAAATTGATAGTTGTAAAACTATGTTATTGTTAGATTCTTTACATCAGTGCCTCTTCCATTGTAAGTTTGTAACTCCAAGGTCCTTTGTGAAAAATGAGTTATGTTAATTCACCTGTATTCACCTGTATCTAATGTGCAGGTTGATAATGCAAAAGCCCGTGTTCTGAAGCTTATAGAATCTACTCTTCAATTATCAAATCTTGATCTTGTTGCCTCCTACATTttcaaaggagagaaaattgctTCACTGCCCGCAACCTGGAGTATTCAAGACGAAATCATTAGCCCTGCACTCTTTGATGCAAAGGTAAGTTCTTGATCCTAAGCTAACTAGAATTCGAGAAATTAATCTCCAAGAAGTACCGATGCTTCTGCGTGTTATTTGGCGTTTTTATAGTCATGGTATTTTGTATTGAAAAGCCTGATTTAACAACTCATCGGTCATAGATATAAGTGGCTCTCTCACTTTCCTCCAAATGGCATGATCATCCTCTCAAGATATCAATAGCCATTTATGAGGGTAGAGACTTTGTTAAAGTCCTTAGCTTTTAGATAACCTTCAGATTTATGTTCCAAACCTCGTCCTGCTCCACCAAATGATGGCTACCCCTTCCTTCCATCCAGCCCAAATAAGGCGTATTGAATTTGCTCAATCAGATGACTTAACAAGAGTCATTTTTCCTCCTCTTAACTGGTATATGCAAAGTGTGCCTGAGGTATTTTGTTTCTGTATTATCTTAAGGTCCTTGGTACTTGTGTTCCATATTGGTTGTTTTATTAATGTAGGTAATTCAGCTTTCTTGTGATCTCATGGTAAACTATCTGCCTGCAGTGAAACCAAATAACATGCCGGTGCCTTCTTTTTTTCAGTAAATATGTCATGGTGCCTTCTATGGGCCTTGAAATTTAAGAGTTTTTGCACACTCAtgggaattgattatgcctttACTGGTCAAATCTATGAGGGAAAAGCACTGAGGGGTGCCTGGTTTTGGTGCCCAAAAGTTTAAATTTTTACTCTAAGCTGCCttctttttgaatttgaatgtcCTTTCCTAAGTACCTAACCTCTATGAAGGATCTATTAAAATCTCACAATCTCTATGCAGGAAAAGTCAGAATTACCCTCACCTAATTCTCTAGTGCTAATCTAGGAAACTGTCTAAGAAATTCTTTTGGGAACAGTTAACATACTTTTTTGCCATAGAAATCCATGatgcattttcttcttttactaCAAAATTTTATCTGTATTAGTGACATTTGTGAGGGTTCCTTGACGAAGGCTAAGTGTACAtatattgaaaaatgaaaaaacacctCTGAGAGTCATTTTTCATCTTCAAAGTAGTGTAGGAAAAATCCTCGGAATCATGTAGCTGTTGGTTATTAACTGGGTAGTATAAAAGTTGTTATAAACCTAGAATGCGTTCTCTCTCAGTACAATCTAGTACTTATCCCATTGTTCTGGTTCTTAGGGCATGACAAGCTGATCAGGATCTGTTTGCTGTTTTTTATGCTTTCAGTTTGCATACTTTTATTAACATGTTGTTACCTTGATTGATCATGTATTCTGAATGAGGCCTTGCAAATTCTCTGACACGATActtctcccccccacccccccccccaaaaaaaaaaaaaaatggtttggcTTATAGAAActacttggagaatatttggtgTGGTTGCAATCAAATAATATTCATGAAGGGAGGCTCTACGGGGAATATTTTGAGAAAAGATGGCCTTCATTCGTCTCCCCACACAACCAGGTATCGGAAACTCACAAATTGCTGAAGAAAGGTGAGGAGCTCAGCCTAAAAGTGGTAGAGGACTTCAGTGCTAGTGCTGCTGCAAAACTTTTTGAGCAAGAAATCCGTGAAGTGGTAAGTCTCAGATTCATATACGAAGGCATAAATATTTTGACAAATCTTTCTACCAGTGAGTGATAAACTGGTCAACTTAATGGTCaaatttcatgtttctttcaattttgaggttttgggaACTTTTGGAGGACTTGGTGCAGCTGGTTTATCTGCTTCCCTTCTAACATCAGTGCTACCAACCACATTGGAAGATCTTCTGGCTCTAGGCCTTTGTTCTGCTGGCGGGTAACGAgcctttcttcttttggtttttcattggatcttttcatttttctctttttcgtTTAAAGTTCAGAATATCTTTTAACTATTGAATGTCTTCAAGTTTGACCATCTAATTCATTTTCACCCTTCTCTAAACTTGCTGCACTGTTCAGTTGGGTGTTAGCAAGGCTAATATAGTTAGTCCTATAATCCACCGTCAATTCTATTATAAAAGCGTTCATGCTATAATCCCTGGTAGCCCAAACAGGTCAAGGTTCAAGTCTCAACTCTGAAGTGTCGGGTGGATTGTATGCCTCATCCTTCTATTGCAACCTTTATGCCTCGAGCCAAAGATGTGCATCTCACGGGCATGTCAGCCCTTTTTCAAAAAGAGAGttaataaaaatgtaaaaggtCTTTTCACCACTTGACTTTAAAGTCCTACTAACATGAGTATAAATTCAACCCTTGTATGCCCAATAAACAGTGAATGGAGTTTTTCCTCACTGGACAAAACAAACCCTCATTTTCCTATGCTATAATTGACTGTTCAATATACAGTTGCCCTTGCAATTATATTTTATGCTCTTTTATATCTACTACGAGAAGTCCACTGATGGGGCTTATGCTAACCTTAGGAGCAGGGAACGTCTACTGAAGTCTTGAGGGCTTTCACCAATTCTTTAGCTTTGGGTAGCTGGCCCTTTTGTCTATGTATACAAGTTTAATTAGAAGTAATAAGTACCATTATTGCCATGTACAGAAGCTATGATGGGGGTGTTTATTGTAAAAGAGGGTGGTAATGGGATAGTGCCAATGATTTGTTCTGTAgttttcaaaattggactggAGCAGAGCCGAAAAGAGACGAGTTCTTGTTCAACCCTGTCTTGACTGTGAGACCATGGTTctgaaaaaagaacaaaaaaaaaaaaaaaaaagaggaaatacaTGCACATGCATAactattaataatttttttctttttctctattgaTAAGTCATGCAGGACTACAATTGATATTCTCATGAAATTTCTCTTTTAGCTGGTTTTCCTGCATGGAATGAAACCAAATGCACTTGGAAATGAAGTGAAACAGGGACAAAATGAAAATACACCTGACAAGAAAATATTCAATGCATCCCATGCTAGTAAATTGTGAGTTGCTTGGGGGCCTATGCCCTATGCACCATATTGGGAATTCATGTGTACTGGGAATTTCACGACGAGGCAAGTGCCATAGATCGGTTACAATTAAAATCTCACTGATAGgataatgtaggactagatttgataagtcaaactagacccaaactgcaTGAAATTTTAGACccaagaacaaccaataatcatcCAATATTAAACagcaacaacagtccagaagTAATCAGTCAACAGTCAttgaaaaccagaattttcaaaccCAGAATCTGGAATTTCTGAAAACAGAGATTATACCAGCAAGTAGACTAAGCAGCAGCAGGTATAGATTACTGAATAAGGCACAATCAGAAACAAGACACCACAGGAACAAATAAACCAAACCAGAACTCAATTCTGGACAGCGGGTTCTGAAACCTTGCAGTCGATCCCAACAACTTCAGGAAATTCTATAGCAGAATATTAAGGAGTATATAATCAACTCAAATTAGTAATTAGAAGGTCCAGTCCATCGGAGAATAAAGGCAGCAATCAACATCAACATTCAACACAGATTAGACGgcaattctgggcagaaaacttcaatcggccagaataggaataattacaACAACTAACAGATCCATGGTCAGAATACTCTATAAATGGGATCGAGTCTTCCACACAGCCAGGGTAACACTCGACCAGAAGCTTAAAGCCATAAGATGGCTGGATGATTAGAACAGTACTGGTCGGTGGAAGAGAAACAGAGATTCTGAACCCAGAATAATTCTGCAGAAAGTTTAGATTACTTACTTGGGAAATTAAAGAAGATATCCACAATAAGAGAAaccagaaataataaaaatccactcggacttctcgccgcagtgtcaactggatcaaacaccggCCCCTTGTTTTGTGATCAGACACAGAAAATCAAGTAGATGCATGGCAGCGACCAGCAGCAAGTTcttgtttttcaaaatcaaatcgttTTTGgcttaggagcctcctcttcttttgtataataatgatgggggttacataaaatagaaactaactttaatttccaaaaactgaaatagaaacttacaaaatagaagatcctctagttactaaaattggaaatagaaactaggaattaaaagtactgaaattagaaactaaataaactggatttagaaactaaataaccccgtCAATgcccaattaaaaaggaaactaatgaaaaaaggaaactaactagtaattcCGTACTTAATCTTAGAGCCTCTCTTTtaaacccataaaagtggcccaatacactctGAACCACAtagactgaaggcccaacacatatacaacccaaccctaggctttttcctaataaaacaaagcctattttggttattaaccTGCATCATAGGAAGCATATTGACTTGAATTGCAACTCTCTTATTTTTCTGCGgttgttttatcattttatttatctCCTTATTCTTTGTTGTGCTgctgatttaaaaaaatggttgtcatgaatatcacgagattttttttttttggagatgtAGGATTACAAGAATACCATCAAGTGATCAGAATTTGTTTTCTATGCTAGTGTACTGCTCAGCTGTTGTATAAGAAGTTAGAACTGGACATGTGACTGGCCAATCTTTAAAATATCAAGGTCTAAACATGTACAGTTTACTCattgcaacggtaaggttgttCCGTGGCAACCTAGTGGTTGCGGGTTCCAGTCGGGAAACCCTCTTTGCAAAGTGGGAGTAaggttgcatacattatgaccctccctagacggCTAGACCCTACAATgacaggagccttgtgcactgggtatgcccttttctGGAGTAAAGATGTAGAGCAGCACTACTAATTGTATCTCCGACGATAAATGGATGCTGAACCTGACTTGGGAAAGCATTAAAACAGGGTGAAAACTGATTTGGTTGGCTACCcatgaaaaaaaattggtggATGGGCACAGATATTGTGCCATGTGGAAGAGTGATTTGGAAATTCTGACCTTTGGATATCTAGGGAAatcctcaaattcaatcattcacCCATTTTCTTTTGTATCTGTCCATGCACCCCTTGTGTCCCATGCATATTGGTAGTCCTGAATTTTTTCATGCTTTGTTTTGCTATGTGGACATCTGTGATTggattgaaacttgacatgtgagtaggAGACATTTGGTCTACCTGTCCATGGAATTTCAATACCATGATCTGCCATAGACGCCTACTCCCTAAAAAACTGCAGCattatattctttttgtttaaaGATAAGTATATTAGTATAATTTAATTATTGTAGGCCAATAAAGCAACCTGCACATCCAGATGCTATACAATTGCTCACAATCCACCAGGATCCTTGTACAAAATATAATTTCATGTTATtctttaatgtaaaatagacTAAACAGAGTTTCCATCTAGTTTTGGTCAATGTCATTGTTAGGGATCTGATTTAACCTCTCTGTTTATTAGTTTGATAGCAATTTCAAATTTCCCTGCCCGTCGAAAGGCAATGGTTGACAAGGTGAAAAGGACAGCAGATGCCTTGGCACATGAACTCGAAGAAGCTATGCAGAAGGATTTGTTGCAGACTGTTGAGAATTTGGAAAGCTTGGTCAAATTCATCAGTAAGCCTTACCAGGATGAGGCACAACATAGGCTAAACAAATTTGTGCAGATTCAAGGGGAACTAACAAGCgttgagaaaaaaatgaaatcattaCGGATCGAAATCCAAAACCTTCGTGTATCTTGAGATCATTTTGTTTCAGCATTGCACAAGCATGCAAATGTCGCAGTGTCAGCTCCCTTTTTATCATGTGTTTGGACTTCCATATTTGGCTATGGATGCTAAATGGAGGCAAGCAGTTTCAATGGCATCTCTATTTAATAAAGCATGTGTAATGTGTATATGATGTATCAAATGGAGGTGTCAAGTTTTGTTTGGATGTTATTTTTTAACTGTGACAACATACTTAGCAACTGGCTATGTGTTAAGATCTATTTTTTGTAAATGTATTTGATATATAATGGAAAGCACCAAGTTCTGTTCCAATATTTTATGCTGTCCTACTCTACAAACATTTTCAAGAATCCAATTGGTTTGCATAGTTGACTTGTATCCCTTCTTTTGTCTATACTGCATGATAGTATCAATGCTGGTTTAATTAATCTGATTGATGTTTTTAAAGTCTAATCTTCAAATTGCTTCAAAGTTCTTTTCTTGAAGCAAGTTGGTGCCTCATAATTATGCCTTCCTATCGTATGTCCTTAAAATGACTACAGTTTTTTTTTTNNNNNNNNNNNNNNNNNNNNNNNNNNNNNNNNNNNNNNNNNNNNTTGATTTGAGTGTTTAATAGATTTGTATCCGCTAATTTTGGGTATTACATGGATCAGTGCCAGTTTACCAGGCTTTTCTAAGTTGATTTATCTTCTACAATTCCTGAAggttaattttcattttcttgaagCAACCACCCCCacacccaccacccaccacccccccccacaccccaaaaaaaaaaatatagaactTGTTTTCCTTAATTTTCTATCTGGACTCTACTGTTCCTTGAAGTTATTTAATTCAGAAGCTTAGTTGACAAGGTAGCTCAATTCATTGTCCCCCTGTCCTTTAGCTTGCATAGAAAACTATGAAGAGGTTATCCAAAATTGCTTTAGTTTCCTTATGAGCAAACATGTATAAGAGATTCCTTAATGGTGGTTTTGTTAGCTATTTACTCTTTTGACCAGACAGATGAGAAATTAATGTCTGCTGATAGCTCCGTCGGAGTTGATAAAGCAATAGATATTTTCTTCAAGGATGCAAGGTAATCATGCAATTCAGTTTAGATTCAATCAATGTCTATACACCGTCTGTAAAGTTTTGATTCGACAATGACATTTTACATTCTGTATATATAGATTTTCTTGTGCTTAGGAGTTATAATTTCGTGTTTATATCGTGGTTAGCAATGACATGACCATTAGCTACTTGCCATGTCTGCATGGTTTACGTAGACTCGCCTTTTTAGTTCTAAATAAGTAAACGAGGATGAACAATGGAGGGAGATAAAGATACCACTAACATGGTCAAAAGGTAAGAGAGTGCTCTTACTTACACACACATGCTTGTGTAAGCCACGAAGTGGATTACTTTAACTTTCTTATTAGTCTTAAAGAAATCATAATTAAGGTGGACAAATCAAGGCCAACTTTAAGGTTTCACTTGGGGCCAAGGGACACTGATGAAAGAAGCAATCTAACTATCCTTAATTAGTTTAAGAGCTCCCTTTTCCCTTAGTTGGCTAGATTAGAATAAAAGCAAAGGTGAATTGAGACTGAAAGTTTGATTGGTATGGGTTTACAGAGATGGGCAAAAGGTACATATTCTCATCACTAACCCTTAAGAAAGAGGCTTTTGTACTGGGAAGTAGAGCTACAGAACAAAAGCATTTCCTGTTTACAACCACCCTATGACATAGATCATTAAGTATTGTTCCATGTTTCATGGCATATTCTTTAGGACCACATGTGAGGGGAATTTCATTAGAGACTTTGATTGGGTTTAAGCATCTAAATTAATTGTCCTATCGTCATCATAAAAGAGATACGTCCCCCTTTCGATGGTGGTGGAGGTCGGTAGAGATTGAACAGTAATTCATGATTATGATATTAACAACCATTTATTACTATGATGATAtaaccaatttggtttaatttaaTCAAGTTCAAacagacaagaagaagaagaagaagaagaagaagaagaagaacagaaacaATGGTGACCATCTCACCATTGTTCACTATTTCAGACTTCTCATAATTATCCTACAAACAAAACTGACCTGATTGTATTGTCATGAAGATCTAATCcataaaaatattttggatTATCAAAGAAAACAAATGGACCCTTTTCCTATTGGGTGGTAGTGGCCATATATTGGACTCAAAAAAAAGTTTGATCTAGAAGCTCTGATTGGTGGCTGTAGTCCTCCCATTGAcaatttttgacttttttttttccatatcaaAATCTCAGTTGTATCTTATCTGGTAAGCACCAAAAACCAATGGGTTTGGAGTAGTTCAAAGGTTTTTAACTTTGAAATGTTCAATAGTAGAAGCTCAAGTTGTGTAGGTCACTCGTGTGGTGTTCTTTGTTGGGCTAAGAGAAGTGGGTTTTGTACTAATGGAAAAGtgattaagaagaaagatgacagGCTCAAATGGTACAAcccaatatatttatttattacagATTAAAGAGTGACAAGGTACAAGTATTTCATTTCCAATCAATGAAGAGTATCATGAGTCAAGCCATTCTTGAGGTGAGCATGAGCTGTACATTGAGTTCCACTAGTTTGATCTTCTTTTGATGGTCTTCTAGTAAGTTACGAAGGTACTGgttgcttttaatttctgtgCTAAGTAATAAAGCTTGGGATTTAAACAGATAATCTGGTTACTTATGGTTGTATAGCATTGCAAATCTGGTTACTTATGGTTGTATAGCATTGCCTTTTTGCTAATGTAAGGGGCAATAAACCCACAAGTTATAAAGGGTTGTAGTTCACCAAAGGAACAATAAAGCTTCATAGGATCTTTCTGTATGCAAGTAATCCACATTGTCATAGATATGTCTATTTCACTTAGCCTCTCTCCAAGACAGTGCTTTTATCGTTACACCTTTCGTACAAGTTGGAACTTTCCCGACGAGAAATTTTGCTACCTTAGGACCATAATAGTTACAGCCGCCATTCACGGGGGCTTCACACTTGTGCCAGTATAGCTGTAGTTTATCTTCCATGTTCACTTGAGCATTGTGTACTAACTATTAGTAGTGATATTGATTGTGAAGTTTTTGGTTTATTCCTCGAAAACTTAAAACAAGCTTACATGTTTTAAATGAGACAGTTAGATTGAAAGTAGTGAcacatgaagagagagagagagagattcttgaCATGGTTGGCTAATAAAAGGCCAGGCCGAAAGCATTGTAGGATGTTGGTTCTTTGCTTGAAATAGAAAGAAcagaaatcaaagtaaggacACTAGTCTTCTGGACTAAATTTCAAGATGGAatacaaaggaaaaagaaggacCTCGTCCTTCGGACAAggaatagaaacaaaagaaggaaaaagaaacaaaggaggTTGTCagttttatttaattacttaTCAATGGATTCTTTACCATTTGTCGGTTGTACAATAACTAATCAAATTCACTTAATCTATGTTATTAAATTCATTGATACTcacctactttttttttatcatagaaattataatttttactaaaattttgGGCTAAAGCTGATCaactcttttattattattattattattattattattatttttgtaaaagTAGGTCTTATGATTTTTAACCGTTTTTAATTGAGGtcttctttattatttaagagagagagagagagagaagaaacagtGTAGAACATATTCACTTATCAACCATTTTCAAGATCATAAATTCAACTTGAGTTCATGGCCATTTGAGTAACTTGATTGATTCATGAGGTAATGAGCCTTATGCTTATGTGAAAGAAGAATCTTATATCATGTACCACAAAATATTTTTATCCAAATTTTGATCTGTTAAGTTGATTCatattattgttttgttttcaaCTAGAAGTGTTAAAATTCAGCCCTAGCCGGTTGAACGGACAAAAACCGACTGCTTCAGTCTTGAGataaccaaaccaaattcttaTTGGGCCAGCTTTGGTATGGGATTTTCCAAATCTGTAAAACCACAAACCAATAGAACATTGAACCAAACCAGATAAAAACCGAAAAAATCAAACTaggtttttgtacttttctttatGGGAGAATGTTTCGTGTCTAGGGACGTAGTCTTTGCTAGCGCCtctttccatctctctcctcccccaagAAAGGATCTATTTGCCCCTATTGATTGAACCGATAATGGATGCCCATTGGCTCTTGCCTGCTATGCTACCGGGCTGAAAATACCCTCTCATTCTTTATAtatatggaagaagaaaaactgaacCTAACCAACCCAATAACAAACTGACAATAATAACacattaacccaaccctacCCAAAGACAACCAAATTGGACTCTAAGGCTGGTTTTTGTTTGACCTAATTGAGGCCAAAGATTGGTTCAGCCCAAttgaaaccagaccaaaccaaccTTTGACGACTCtaatttcaaccccacaatgagGTTGCTTTTGCTATTTTGGTTGATAGTTGTGGAGTTTTCAATGGTAAAGTACGAATGTAGCAATCTCGTGGTCAAGCTGTCAAAACAACCTTTCGACATTCTCAGGATAAGGTTGTGTAATTTTTGCCCCTTGACCTCACATGTGAAGGAGCCTTATGCATTAGATACATCCTTTTTTAATTGTGGAATcttcactccaaaaaaaaaaaatttattgtttaATAACTCTTAAATAATCTATGAAATTGTCTAGTGGAAGAAGGTTTCTCACGACGCCTAGAGTGCAGTTTCTTACCAGCAATTGTCATTGAAAACAATTCTTAAAGAGGGACCATGACATAAAATGTGAGGGTGTGGGATGAAATCTACACATTGGCATtgtctttttctcttatttaattCATTGAGTCATGGACATTTTACCTGCGTCACAGTTTTTGGGATTGTACTAATGCTTGGGTGACTTCATACTTGGATGCTGGATCCCAATACATAATGggtattttattaatttcatcTAGAAGTTACAATGGTTGTGGttatgaaaaggaaaaaggaaaaaggaaaaaggaaaaaggaaagaggaaaacaaaaaaaagggggggggggatttcagctaaatttttttttccccttccaaacatagcctaacaTAGCCTCAGTTTTAGTTTTGACTCCAAGACAGATTAGAGAAATATGAATAAAATCTGTTTATTCAAGGAAGATGGGAAGACGCTATCAGTTCCACAAGATATTTGAGAGAATCTATGGTTTTGTTGGCTTTCTTATGGAAGGGTAGGGAGACCAAGCAGGAAAGCTTGTCGTTTTAGAATTGaggtctctctgtctctctctctctctctctctctgacaaGTCCTCAAagttaggggtgcaagtttggccctaattGCCCGAACCCGTCCTTAGCCCACCTTGATCCCGAACTAGTACCaatccaaaaattttggccctgagggccagCCCGACCATGAAAAATCAGGACCAATCAGACGGGTA
This Macadamia integrifolia cultivar HAES 741 chromosome 10, SCU_Mint_v3, whole genome shotgun sequence DNA region includes the following protein-coding sequences:
- the LOC122091464 gene encoding probable transmembrane GTPase FZO-like, chloroplastic isoform X3, whose protein sequence is MMVQSKSESIILPLVARNVQTASAAFSASSSEGADCLLYNADGTNHVEMLLKSVLKNVKVPVFTTIAFIGQSTLLTEASNLLHSGASGLVISLEDMKLFSDDTLSKLFNTVGVMKRRADHEIQSFLKHEKGDLDERFHGKKGCTGFTKLGDREKNFIERERQILLEASDVIRKAAPLMEEVKLLTDAASQLDEPFLLVIVGEFNSGKSTFINALLGRRYLKEGVVPTTNEITLLRYSELDSHGQEHCERQPDGLFVCSLPAKILKEMNLVDTPGTNVILQRQQRLTEEFVPRADLILFVISADRPLTESEVAFLRYIQQWKKKVVFVLNKSDIYQTTSEFEEAIAFIKGNAQKLLNTEHVTLYPVSARAALEAKLSGPSDVEKESDWRTNSFYELEKFLFSFLDGSTNNGMERMKLKLETPISIADRLLSTCDELARQSCESANQDLVSVNKIITGVQVYAMKLESESLSWRRQTLSLVDNAKARVLKLIESTLQLSNLDLVASYIFKGEKIASLPATWSIQDEIISPALFDAKKLLGEYLVWLQSNNIHEGRLYGEYFEKRWPSFVSPHNQVSETHKLLKKGEELSLKVVEDFSASAAAKLFEQEIREVVLGTFGGLGAAGLSASLLTSVLPTTLEDLLALGLCSAGGLIAISNFPARRKAMVDKVKRTADALAHELEEAMQKDLLQTVENLESLVKFISKPYQDEAQHRLNKFVQIQGELTSVEKKMKSLRIEIQNLRVS